In the genome of Solidesulfovibrio sp., one region contains:
- a CDS encoding Stp1/IreP family PP2C-type Ser/Thr phosphatase, translating to MSFNLRRFGAVFHTLWPSLRAESRSGNSKKRLKVTAPVPSLSAPDFEYVLETGFLTDMGCVRQRNEDAFTVLSPTNGPTPGRNLLALVADGMGGHRAGDRASRLAVETIGRVFLAATPPVDRRLAEAFQAANRAIYDEAADDAALSGMGTTATALVVSEGAAWLAHVGDSRLYRLHDERLEQLSEDDTLVEGMLKKGLLTPQEAKFHPERHVLARAMGTHARLEVMLAPVPLAPGDSYLLCTDGLHDLVDDEEIRLLLLQHGPQAACDALVALARQRGGYDNISVVAVQCGMPDLHTSDAPPTRDVVQQFHE from the coding sequence ATGTCTTTTAATTTGCGTCGGTTTGGTGCCGTGTTTCACACGCTCTGGCCGTCCTTGCGCGCCGAGAGCCGCTCGGGCAATTCGAAGAAACGGCTCAAAGTGACCGCTCCCGTCCCCTCGTTGTCTGCCCCGGATTTCGAGTATGTCCTTGAAACGGGATTCCTCACCGATATGGGCTGCGTGCGGCAACGCAACGAGGACGCCTTCACGGTCCTTTCCCCGACCAATGGGCCGACGCCGGGTCGAAACCTCCTCGCGTTGGTGGCCGACGGCATGGGCGGTCATCGAGCCGGCGATCGAGCCAGCCGGCTGGCCGTGGAAACCATCGGCCGGGTCTTTCTGGCCGCGACGCCCCCCGTTGACAGGCGTTTGGCCGAAGCCTTCCAGGCAGCGAACCGGGCCATTTACGACGAGGCCGCGGACGACGCCGCGCTGTCGGGCATGGGGACGACGGCCACCGCCCTGGTCGTGTCCGAGGGGGCGGCCTGGTTGGCCCATGTTGGGGACAGTCGCCTGTACCGCCTGCACGACGAAAGACTGGAGCAACTTTCCGAGGACGACACCCTGGTCGAGGGCATGCTCAAAAAAGGACTCCTCACGCCGCAAGAGGCGAAGTTCCACCCGGAGCGCCATGTGCTCGCCCGGGCCATGGGCACGCATGCCCGGCTTGAGGTGATGCTCGCGCCGGTGCCGTTGGCCCCGGGCGATAGCTATCTGTTGTGCACCGACGGGCTGCACGATCTTGTCGACGACGAAGAGATCCGGCTCCTGTTGCTGCAGCACGGCCCCCAGGCCGCTTGCGACGCGCTGGTCGCCCTGGCCAGACAGCGCGGCGGCTACGATAATATTTCCGTGGTTGCCGTCCAGTGCGGCATGCCGGACCTTCATACGTCGGACGCGCCGCCAACGCGCGATGTGGTGCAGCAATTCCATGAATGA
- a CDS encoding trypsin-like peptidase domain-containing protein, protein MDRLLLKHLEGSKAGKVDSVDLPLAGEVILGRDPSVQIVFDSTKDDFVSRKHASLVQESSSPASIVINDLGSRNGTYINGMRITGPAILNPGDMISLGMGGPKIEFDLDPRPVAEPPATRLFTEASIAPPTREAAVFPRETTAMPQALKGSSETANTILPLGEDATGKSEANPIGRNTVERLIAQTKTTNRKLTVAIASVAVALVVVVVGAMHYLQKREARLAEERRVAETERAKLEQETLAAKLKKVSDKGDTTASITNAGVNISEKYMPATVFIEVSWKLIETESGKQLYHAYENKKGLKNLLGVDKLPDIPKQYKSKDPSLPVYLFKNNALEPVLILNNGSSGASQPIGGNHTGSGFVVTDNGFILTNRHVAATWEDEYFQDGPPLPGYVYVCEDERCSRSHVEILEETPQNKKYINKLSGWIPGGADSLNGKEAVGKKLEGRLDYLYVTFPKSTTPWRATLEKVSSSADVALIKIQTPHSLPSAPLCDNDCLKVGEMVTVLGYPSVSANTYAENPSYTPLHREGSTRIIPEPTVTMGNVQKIIKGEAEAVGESKVKYYSPWGELFQLAINTTGSGNSGGPVFNDKGQVVGIFTYRKGGGNASVSLAVPIRFGNELMGAQKVIK, encoded by the coding sequence ATGGACAGATTATTACTGAAACATCTTGAGGGATCAAAAGCCGGGAAAGTGGACAGTGTCGACTTGCCGCTGGCGGGTGAAGTAATATTGGGCCGCGATCCTTCTGTTCAGATTGTCTTTGATTCCACGAAGGACGATTTTGTCAGTCGAAAACATGCTTCCCTGGTCCAGGAGTCTTCTTCTCCTGCGAGCATTGTCATCAACGACCTCGGCAGTCGCAACGGCACCTACATCAATGGCATGCGCATCACCGGCCCCGCGATACTGAACCCTGGCGACATGATCTCGCTCGGTATGGGCGGCCCGAAAATCGAGTTCGACCTCGACCCGAGGCCGGTTGCCGAGCCGCCGGCGACCCGCCTTTTCACGGAAGCCAGCATCGCGCCACCCACCCGTGAGGCCGCAGTGTTTCCCCGGGAGACGACGGCCATGCCCCAGGCCCTCAAGGGGAGCTCCGAGACCGCGAACACCATCCTCCCCCTGGGAGAGGACGCAACCGGCAAATCCGAGGCGAATCCCATTGGTCGCAATACGGTGGAACGGCTGATCGCTCAAACAAAAACCACGAACCGGAAGCTGACCGTCGCCATTGCCTCGGTGGCCGTGGCGTTGGTCGTCGTCGTGGTCGGTGCCATGCATTACCTCCAAAAACGCGAGGCCAGACTCGCCGAGGAACGACGCGTCGCCGAAACGGAGCGTGCCAAATTGGAGCAGGAAACGCTGGCAGCCAAACTCAAGAAAGTTAGTGACAAAGGAGATACAACGGCTTCCATCACCAACGCCGGCGTGAATATCTCCGAGAAGTACATGCCGGCGACCGTGTTTATTGAAGTCAGCTGGAAGCTGATCGAAACGGAATCGGGCAAGCAACTCTATCATGCTTATGAAAATAAAAAAGGACTCAAAAATCTGCTCGGTGTAGATAAGCTTCCGGACATTCCTAAGCAATATAAAAGCAAGGACCCATCACTTCCTGTTTATTTATTTAAAAACAACGCACTCGAACCGGTACTTATTCTTAACAATGGATCGAGCGGGGCTTCCCAACCCATTGGCGGAAATCACACGGGCAGCGGCTTTGTGGTCACGGACAACGGCTTTATCTTGACGAACCGGCATGTTGCCGCAACGTGGGAAGACGAATACTTCCAGGACGGACCGCCGCTGCCGGGGTATGTCTATGTCTGCGAAGACGAGCGCTGCAGTCGATCGCATGTGGAAATTTTGGAAGAAACACCCCAAAATAAAAAATACATCAATAAACTAAGCGGTTGGATACCCGGCGGAGCGGATAGCCTCAATGGCAAAGAGGCTGTTGGAAAAAAGCTCGAAGGCCGACTCGACTATCTGTACGTGACCTTTCCCAAGTCCACCACGCCATGGCGCGCCACGCTGGAGAAGGTCTCTTCCAGCGCGGATGTGGCGCTGATCAAGATACAGACACCACATTCCTTGCCCTCGGCTCCATTGTGCGACAATGACTGTCTCAAGGTTGGCGAAATGGTGACCGTGCTTGGATATCCTAGTGTATCAGCCAATACCTATGCAGAAAATCCATCCTATACGCCCTTGCATCGAGAGGGATCGACGCGAATAATTCCTGAACCGACGGTGACTATGGGCAACGTTCAAAAGATCATCAAGGGCGAGGCTGAAGCTGTTGGTGAATCGAAAGTGAAGTATTACAGTCCCTGGGGCGAGTTGTTCCAGCTTGCGATCAACACGACCGGTTCCGGCAACAGCGGCGGTCCGGTCTTCAACGACAAGGGGCAAGTGGTCGGCATCTTCACCTACCGGAAGGGGGGGGGCAATGCGTCCGTTTCCCTGGCCGTTCCCATCCGGTTCGGCAACGAATTGATGGGCGCGCAAAAGGTGATCAAATGA
- a CDS encoding serine/threonine-protein kinase, whose product MSVQPGQVFGDYRIISFLGAGGMGEVYRAEHVRLGRVAVVKMLKHFEGGGSAWKRFFNEAKIQAELNHPNIAVLYAYDDSGAMPYIIMEYVDGLPIDVILKRNGRMPPGLALNYFIKIVSTVSYIHKRGIIHRDIKPNNIKITSNGEIKLLDFGISKASFSQNLTAEGKCLGTDQYLAPEQLSGQSASVASDIWALGALFYEMVTGKKAFAAETLSLLYEAIRTVSYLPPSTYAPDLSPRLERVIALCLKKNPAHRFASAGELHKALKACLSDDAGAKSSRSRSERHRIVAPGSLWKWCVRGSLAAGLILVLAVGYAAFFNGDDGGTTTSKAAIPAKTSASLEESLPQVALRSVRITAMGNPASVYLGTNKDHQGERYMTPYQVVYPAGTRLYFELHRSGYKTCSGEFTVQESTEANNYMYSLCKLSESCPESGCK is encoded by the coding sequence ATGAGTGTGCAGCCCGGACAGGTCTTCGGCGATTATCGCATCATCTCCTTTCTTGGGGCCGGCGGTATGGGCGAGGTGTACCGGGCCGAGCACGTGCGTTTGGGGCGAGTCGCTGTTGTGAAGATGCTCAAGCATTTTGAGGGCGGCGGCTCGGCCTGGAAACGTTTTTTTAACGAAGCCAAGATCCAGGCCGAGCTCAATCACCCCAATATAGCCGTTTTATACGCCTATGACGATAGTGGCGCCATGCCGTACATCATTATGGAATATGTCGATGGCTTGCCAATCGACGTTATCCTCAAGCGAAACGGCAGGATGCCCCCGGGGTTGGCTCTTAATTATTTCATTAAGATCGTATCGACCGTCAGCTATATTCACAAGCGCGGTATTATTCATCGCGACATCAAACCGAATAACATCAAGATCACAAGCAATGGCGAGATAAAACTTCTGGATTTCGGTATTTCCAAGGCGAGTTTCAGTCAGAACCTGACTGCAGAAGGCAAATGCCTCGGCACGGACCAGTACCTTGCTCCCGAGCAACTGTCCGGCCAGTCGGCCAGTGTCGCCTCGGACATCTGGGCCTTGGGGGCGCTGTTTTACGAGATGGTCACGGGAAAGAAGGCTTTTGCGGCCGAGACGCTCAGTCTGCTGTACGAAGCCATCCGCACCGTGTCCTATCTCCCGCCGTCGACGTACGCGCCGGACCTTTCCCCCAGGCTGGAACGGGTCATCGCCTTGTGCTTGAAAAAAAACCCCGCGCACCGCTTCGCCTCGGCCGGCGAGCTCCACAAGGCCCTGAAAGCCTGCCTTTCGGACGATGCGGGGGCGAAGTCCTCGCGGTCCCGGTCCGAACGGCATCGCATCGTTGCGCCGGGGAGTCTCTGGAAATGGTGCGTGCGGGGAAGCCTTGCCGCCGGCCTGATTCTCGTGCTGGCTGTCGGCTATGCGGCCTTTTTTAACGGGGACGACGGAGGGACGACCACGTCGAAGGCCGCCATCCCCGCCAAGACGTCCGCGTCCCTGGAGGAGTCCCTGCCCCAGGTGGCCCTGCGCAGCGTACGCATCACAGCCATGGGCAATCCGGCCTCGGTCTATCTCGGTACGAATAAAGACCACCAGGGGGAGCGGTACATGACACCGTACCAGGTCGTCTATCCCGCTGGGACGCGTTTGTATTTCGAGCTCCACAGATCAGGCTACAAGACCTGTAGCGGAGAATTCACCGTCCAGGAATCCACTGAGGCGAACAACTATATGTATTCGCTCTGCAAACTGAGCGAGTCCTGTCCTGAATCGGGTTGCAAATGA
- a CDS encoding serine/threonine-protein kinase, which translates to MNEQLIGNYRILEKIGSGGMGDVFRGFDVMLEREVAIKSLRPEWIAREDVIDRFRREAVAMGKLSHPNIATVYNFLLHEGKYYLILEFVRGQPLDKILEQRGPLDYTEVLTLLGFVLDGLAHAHEGGIVHRDIKPGNIMVTASGPKIMDFGIARILEQTRQTRAGHMVGTLEYMSPEHIKGLDTDARTDIYSVGIVAYELLTGALPFRKDTDYEIIEAQVHEAPRPLRAVLPRLPVSVEQVVSKALAKDADARYQSAAAFAAALRACCGVTETGEGRLVTGPRLYDLDGGEADADAQGPSGLGRRGLTALFSSRLFLRGLIGTAVTLLLGGAGLFIVSSLEETPSAPRSGSATSAPAQTLAQVRQGAEANDPVSQLELGERYDAGNGLPKDPVQALAWYRKAAEAGQGKAQLLLGKASLLGRGTPVDLGQAEHWLTQAAQAQVPGAAGQLGEYYGSLHQYEKALAWYLKSKEQGDRLAPLHIGFAYVNMEDYAKAIPWLEQAAEAGAVEAKFSLGMICYNGYGGEKNYGKALEYFQVAANQNHPESQFMLGVMYHYGYGVTVDLLQARKWLRLALANGYASASKELNMLP; encoded by the coding sequence ATGAATGAGCAACTGATCGGCAACTATAGGATATTGGAGAAGATCGGCTCCGGAGGCATGGGCGATGTGTTCCGTGGATTCGACGTCATGCTGGAACGGGAGGTGGCCATCAAGTCGTTGCGTCCCGAATGGATCGCGCGCGAAGACGTGATCGATCGGTTTCGTCGGGAAGCCGTAGCCATGGGAAAGCTCAGCCACCCCAATATCGCCACCGTGTACAATTTCCTCCTGCACGAAGGGAAATATTACCTGATCCTGGAATTCGTTCGAGGCCAGCCCCTGGACAAGATTCTCGAACAACGCGGCCCCCTGGACTACACCGAAGTCCTGACACTGTTGGGTTTCGTGCTGGACGGGCTGGCTCACGCACACGAGGGGGGCATCGTACACCGGGACATCAAGCCGGGAAACATCATGGTCACGGCGTCCGGTCCGAAGATCATGGACTTCGGCATTGCCCGTATCTTGGAGCAAACCCGGCAGACTCGCGCCGGGCACATGGTCGGCACCCTGGAATACATGTCTCCGGAACACATCAAAGGGTTGGATACCGATGCGCGCACGGACATCTACTCCGTGGGTATCGTGGCCTACGAGCTCCTGACCGGGGCGCTGCCCTTCCGCAAAGATACGGACTACGAAATCATCGAGGCCCAGGTACATGAGGCGCCCCGGCCGTTGCGGGCCGTCTTGCCCCGGCTCCCCGTGTCGGTGGAGCAGGTCGTTTCCAAGGCGTTGGCGAAGGATGCGGACGCGCGCTACCAGAGCGCCGCCGCCTTTGCCGCGGCTCTGCGGGCGTGCTGCGGGGTGACGGAGACTGGGGAGGGCCGTCTCGTCACCGGCCCTCGGTTGTACGATCTGGACGGCGGTGAAGCCGACGCGGACGCCCAGGGTCCGTCCGGGCTCGGCCGGCGTGGCTTGACTGCGCTGTTTTCCTCCAGGCTGTTTTTGCGTGGATTGATCGGGACTGCCGTGACGCTGCTTCTGGGAGGCGCGGGTTTGTTCATTGTGTCTTCCTTGGAGGAGACCCCCTCGGCCCCCAGGTCCGGCTCGGCCACCTCCGCCCCTGCCCAGACGCTGGCCCAGGTCCGCCAAGGGGCCGAAGCCAACGACCCGGTGTCTCAGCTGGAGCTCGGCGAACGCTACGATGCGGGAAACGGCTTGCCCAAGGATCCGGTGCAAGCCTTGGCCTGGTATCGCAAAGCCGCCGAGGCAGGACAAGGGAAGGCCCAACTGTTGCTGGGCAAGGCTTCCCTGCTCGGGCGCGGCACCCCGGTGGACCTCGGGCAAGCAGAGCACTGGCTGACGCAGGCGGCTCAAGCTCAGGTGCCTGGGGCGGCCGGCCAACTCGGGGAGTATTATGGTTCGTTACATCAATATGAGAAGGCGTTGGCGTGGTATTTAAAGAGCAAGGAGCAGGGGGATCGGCTGGCCCCGCTTCACATTGGCTTTGCCTACGTGAATATGGAGGATTACGCCAAGGCCATTCCCTGGCTGGAGCAGGCGGCAGAGGCAGGAGCTGTCGAGGCCAAGTTTTCTCTTGGTATGATATGCTATAACGGTTATGGAGGAGAAAAAAATTACGGTAAAGCACTGGAATATTTTCAGGTCGCGGCAAATCAAAATCATCCAGAATCACAATTCATGCTTGGCGTCATGTATCACTACGGATATGGCGTAACTGTTGACTTGCTCCAGGCAAGGAAATGGTTGCGTCTTGCGTTGGCAAATGGTTATGCGAGTGCTTCTAAGGAACTAAATATGTTGCCATAA
- a CDS encoding transposase, whose translation MDSLFRSRPRQGWTVSMFKQRKFSAEFKAEAAREALSGELALAEPASKHDLHPTQIAGWKRQAKEGMVAAFSGKAATTQKDAAADIREFHAKIGQSAVEIFSNSHGIR comes from the coding sequence TTGGACAGCCTGTTCCGCTCGCGTCCTCGGCAGGGGTGGACGGTTTCGATGTTCAAGCAACGGAAGTTTTCAGCGGAGTTCAAAGCCGAAGCGGCGCGCGAGGCCCTGTCCGGCGAGTTGGCCTTGGCCGAGCCGGCCAGCAAGCATGACCTGCACCCGACGCAGATCGCCGGTTGGAAGCGTCAGGCCAAGGAAGGCATGGTGGCGGCCTTTTCCGGGAAGGCGGCGACCACGCAGAAAGATGCTGCCGCCGATATCCGGGAATTCCACGCCAAAATCGGTCAATCAGCCGTGGAAATCTTCTCTAATTCTCACGGTATCCGTTGA
- a CDS encoding DcrB-related protein — protein MKHALKLGGFAVFLAIGVAVFWLWRGDPVYRGKGYTVTCPAGWKAMEFPAVDVAFVPPETAEESGFRSNVNIVVVPRGEGVATGDQTFQRILQGLKTSADDFVLLDSRDGVFDGMQHSSLRYSFSAQGQKLKGTMYIVGAQQIYIFSYTTLDALHDKYADAFQRLVASLRFD, from the coding sequence ATGAAACACGCCCTCAAGCTTGGCGGTTTCGCCGTTTTCCTGGCAATAGGCGTTGCCGTCTTCTGGCTGTGGCGCGGCGATCCCGTGTATCGAGGCAAGGGGTATACGGTGACCTGCCCTGCCGGGTGGAAAGCCATGGAATTCCCCGCGGTGGACGTGGCTTTCGTGCCGCCTGAGACGGCGGAGGAAAGCGGTTTCCGTTCGAACGTCAATATCGTCGTCGTACCCAGGGGCGAGGGCGTTGCGACCGGCGACCAGACATTTCAACGCATTCTCCAGGGGTTGAAAACGTCGGCGGATGATTTTGTCCTGCTGGATTCGCGCGATGGCGTATTCGATGGAATGCAGCACTCGTCGTTGCGCTATTCCTTCTCGGCCCAGGGACAGAAGTTGAAAGGCACAATGTACATCGTCGGCGCACAACAAATATATATATTCTCGTATACGACTTTGGACGCATTACATGACAAGTATGCTGATGCCTTTCAACGGCTGGTCGCCAGCTTGCGTTTCGACTAG
- a CDS encoding adenylate/guanylate cyclase domain-containing protein, which yields MIQVSKQRVLVAFLALIGLACSQLAVSTGILRGAEAVYSDSWHQLAGVRLAPSRVAIVCVDDPARAAHPGIPLAFWSPLFTRAIAVMRELGVRTIGFDILFSVAADAWLEQLGLGDNPSTSQYDQPFKEALSQGDVVLAGQLLHGAHGPEAVRRPVPDFYLALPSPKSDCIGLINLHSDADGGVRTYRPRLLRDQPLSFGFLLAVKALGQNPQASQWRFGSRNLVDQGAALPIEYCGPPGTFPQISIERLLAPGARNDSELAPLLAGKIVLVALGQSGLQDMHPTPYARSILGVVPAMMSGPEVHANIIESLLAGQFSQFVPEGLRLALLSVVLLLASWVSVKSGPLRGGLVACGLAMTWAAASYALFRQHALLPVAEAQTGILVCYFGALVARLTTEEKQRRKLQTMFRRYVSREIVDTLLAADKMPDLGGKLYHITVLFSDIRKFTTFSEHMPPDKVVDLLNNYFTQVSQAILEQGGLVDKFLGDGVMALFGVPVHQPDHALRAIRAALAIQAIAQQFRQDAYKSNRPEAPAFAVGVGLHTGCAVVGNIGSPERLEYTAVGDTVNVASRLEGLTKALHWPIVASMETLCAAGPSVQCGERIAREIPGREGVVQLCRITGICEQEAGDGKAG from the coding sequence GTGATCCAAGTGTCCAAGCAGCGGGTGCTGGTGGCCTTCCTGGCGCTGATCGGGCTGGCGTGCAGCCAACTCGCCGTCTCGACGGGCATCCTTCGCGGCGCGGAGGCCGTCTATTCCGATTCCTGGCATCAACTGGCCGGCGTGCGCTTGGCGCCCAGCCGGGTTGCCATCGTCTGCGTTGATGATCCCGCACGGGCCGCGCATCCGGGGATTCCTCTGGCCTTCTGGAGTCCGTTGTTCACCCGGGCGATCGCGGTCATGCGGGAACTTGGGGTCCGTACGATCGGTTTCGACATCCTGTTTTCCGTGGCCGCCGATGCTTGGCTGGAGCAACTCGGCTTGGGGGACAATCCGTCCACCTCGCAATACGATCAGCCTTTCAAGGAAGCATTGTCCCAGGGGGACGTGGTGTTGGCAGGACAACTGCTTCATGGCGCGCACGGACCGGAGGCCGTGCGGCGACCTGTCCCGGATTTCTATCTGGCCTTGCCTTCGCCGAAGTCCGATTGCATCGGCCTCATCAATTTGCACTCCGACGCGGACGGAGGGGTTCGGACCTACCGGCCGCGTCTCCTCCGGGATCAACCGCTCTCCTTCGGGTTTCTCCTGGCCGTCAAGGCGCTGGGGCAAAATCCGCAAGCCTCGCAATGGCGTTTCGGCTCCAGGAATCTTGTCGACCAAGGGGCGGCATTGCCCATTGAGTATTGCGGACCGCCCGGGACCTTTCCCCAGATATCCATCGAACGTTTGCTGGCCCCGGGGGCGAGGAACGACTCGGAACTCGCCCCGTTGCTGGCGGGGAAAATAGTCCTGGTGGCCTTGGGGCAGTCCGGCCTCCAGGATATGCATCCGACACCGTATGCCAGGAGCATCCTGGGCGTAGTTCCGGCCATGATGAGCGGGCCCGAAGTGCACGCAAACATCATCGAATCGCTGTTGGCCGGGCAATTTTCCCAATTCGTGCCCGAGGGCCTGCGTCTTGCCCTGTTGTCGGTTGTCCTGCTGCTTGCCAGCTGGGTTAGCGTCAAAAGTGGTCCTCTCCGGGGCGGGCTTGTGGCCTGTGGCTTGGCAATGACCTGGGCCGCGGCCTCGTATGCGCTCTTCAGGCAGCATGCGCTTTTGCCTGTCGCCGAGGCGCAGACAGGTATCCTTGTGTGTTATTTCGGCGCACTGGTGGCCAGATTGACAACCGAGGAAAAGCAACGTCGCAAGTTGCAGACAATGTTTCGGCGCTACGTCTCCCGGGAGATCGTGGATACGCTGTTGGCGGCCGACAAGATGCCGGACCTTGGCGGTAAACTGTATCACATCACCGTCCTGTTTTCCGACATCCGCAAGTTCACCACTTTCTCCGAGCACATGCCGCCCGACAAGGTGGTGGATCTGCTCAACAACTATTTTACACAAGTGAGCCAAGCCATTCTGGAGCAGGGCGGCTTGGTGGACAAGTTCCTGGGCGACGGGGTGATGGCACTCTTCGGTGTCCCGGTTCACCAACCGGATCATGCCCTGCGGGCCATCCGCGCGGCCCTGGCCATACAGGCTATCGCGCAGCAATTCCGGCAGGACGCGTACAAGAGCAACAGGCCGGAAGCGCCGGCATTCGCCGTCGGGGTCGGGCTGCACACGGGCTGTGCCGTGGTGGGGAACATCGGCAGCCCCGAACGGCTCGAATACACGGCCGTTGGCGACACGGTGAACGTCGCTTCCAGGCTGGAAGGTTTGACGAAAGCGCTCCACTGGCCCATAGTGGCGAGCATGGAGACTCTTTGCGCCGCCGGGCCGAGCGTCCAGTGCGGCGAACGGATCGCTCGCGAGATTCCGGGGCGGGAAGGGGTTGTACAATTGTGCAGGATCACGGGGATCTGTGAACAGGAGGCGGGGGATGGGAAGGCTGGGTAG